The following are encoded in a window of Mycolicibacterium tusciae JS617 genomic DNA:
- a CDS encoding anti-sigma factor family protein: MTLFGLPRGGDDVDDDRYATWDAAYVLGSLSADDRREYEAHLQTCSRCRAAVAELGEIPPLLAKLDSADVASLDGDSAEPQLRPQVLDSLLHRVDARRRRSRWVTTAALAVAAAVLAIGLVIAIRPDSLGMQTGTGQVAAMEMTKVSETPINATISMTGYGWGTRIDMACTYGDWGRRDAPPQNLGMVIVGRDGSQSQVATWLGLSGATALPSANTPLPMEEIAAVQLVSSDSGQVLLEKQL; this comes from the coding sequence ATGACACTGTTCGGGCTACCCAGAGGGGGTGACGACGTGGACGACGATCGCTATGCGACGTGGGACGCCGCCTACGTCCTTGGCTCCCTATCCGCAGACGACCGCCGAGAATACGAAGCGCACCTGCAGACGTGCTCGCGGTGTCGCGCCGCCGTGGCGGAATTGGGTGAAATCCCGCCCTTGCTCGCCAAACTCGACTCCGCCGACGTTGCGTCTCTCGACGGGGACTCTGCTGAGCCGCAGTTGCGACCGCAGGTGCTGGATTCGCTGCTGCACCGCGTCGACGCGCGTCGCAGGCGCTCCCGGTGGGTGACCACTGCCGCGCTCGCCGTGGCGGCGGCCGTGCTGGCGATCGGTCTGGTGATCGCGATCCGCCCGGACAGTCTCGGGATGCAGACCGGCACAGGACAGGTCGCCGCGATGGAGATGACGAAGGTGTCTGAGACACCGATCAACGCGACCATCAGCATGACCGGTTACGGGTGGGGTACCCGCATCGATATGGCGTGCACGTACGGAGACTGGGGCCGACGCGACGCGCCGCCGCAGAACCTGGGCATGGTCATCGTCGGCCGCGACGGCAGTCAGAGTCAGGTCGCGACGTGGCTCGGACTGTCCGGTGCGACGGCGCTGCCCAGCGCAAACACCCCCCTCCCGATGGAGGAAATCGCTGCTGTGCAACTGGTTTCGTCTGACTCGGGTCAGGTACTGCTGGAAAAGCAACTGTGA